aacacgctgtatagcatgcagccgtaggttactcctaagaaaagatTAAGAGAgccctcctttgtaataacgtggcgcctatgtgtgtgtccagagcggtcaaggtctgaccttgtaaacccgacctctggccctatcacacaaacaggcaaaaagcggtccggagcggtggaggtccgacctcataatcccgacctctgatgtataccgtgataacCACACTAATAAAGGAGAGTTATTTTCTTAGTCTTGTCTCGACTCCACTCTAATTACATTCATTCGTTCTGATTGGCTATTTCTTGGTTAACCGTCTCTTCCCCCCAAACAGAGTCTTTTTTTTGTTAgcgatccaagttaagttgccggCTTGAAGTCAGGTGAGGacgccccttctagctggaaggcagtccggacccctaaggacctgctctggagaagtggtactcgtatcctggggtagaggagctccgcgtagcttagcctggtaatgtatcCTAagcttacgtacttcactaccttgttacaagtactctagtatccgagactgctgtctttagaggtcccgggctcccttctagtataaggcttggtttcttgcaCCTTACTGTGAGGTCCGGTGACATTTTCCTTTGGTTCGTTAGCAAtaatccaagtccactccggtggcccgctccggcggagaccgatcgccacggtcgctccaagtccactccggtggcccgctccggcggagaccgctcgccacggtcgctccaagtccactccggtggcccgctccggcggagaccgctcgccacggtcggcaagagccaggtccgggaagtagtgcttgctccctgagcgatccaaagtctgtgtagccgcttagcttggttccatACCCTAAGCcaacaccttcatcgccctgtggagagcactctagtacctgaacctggcaacaggtgtaccggcctcaggggtccgggacgctcgctctctctctccataAGCGCACCAACGTAATCAAGTTGCGTAGAAACACATCACGGTAGTGGTCCCactcgcgggttcgtacctctcccgaggtgggcctgGGGGCCACtatcggtaccccaggactgggggtaccccttcttgctgtgtctaggcaagggccttgtagttatccttgactacgtccaaacagccggacccccgtggtccggagtcctgatctctcggcaacggttccggacctgcctcacgactgggaaagatccgggaacgacgcgtgtcccggaaaaggcgggcagcccgaacagccgaggggtccggagccccgcggaagtcccggacccctcatggggtcccggaccccttgtatggtaaccggacccctcgctaagggaagaagtcgacgccctgcctccgggtggtccggagccgacatgtgtctacaagcacagacacgtgtacaaggccgcttggtctccatactaagcctcacccaccactgcatttattATGGTAGGTGGACGCCCGCATTGATGCAGTGGAAGctgaggcgattctttgaccagggggcactattgatcgcgtattaccaagatagtggagccgctggcgccgcccacgccgcgcctgccaagtctgccataacagatggatacgacggctcggcttcacccattatgacgcctacataatagcctccacaggctacgCCGTAAGCTACtctcccccaacggacaccttggtgacgggacaagagaagaccactgtagcgctagCGGAGCGTaacggaggaaagattcgtaaccactgtacccatctaaatactctgcgtagtatgctgcgcagtcacgttgggcctacttgtcggggcccccaacgtcctatgtatccgcccccttggtctataaaagggggcgcccgctagaaggaagggcaagctgggtgagagccaaggcccggcagaggatagactcatacacaacagagatcaaaacttctcccagtggacgtagggtattacgctccggcggcccgaaccactctagatcgtgtgttcttgtgtgcttatctcagggctagatcagcccaatcgcctagtacctccccgagcactccctctctgggaataggcgggtgcgttccgtcacccggctgtgggtaccctagaaatcccacgacaacACTATTACATCATACACGGTTAGCTTCAAGGATGAGCTTAGAATTGAAAAGCAGCTAGAGTAAGCACAGTGGTTAGGTTTGCTTCATTGTAGGTTTGAGAAAAACTGCTGGCCAAACTATTTTCACGAATAGACATGTAGTCAGTGGTTAGAAGATCTCGGTAGCACCTCatgtcctgggttcgactccccatgCGAGGGAATATTCTAAAATTTAACAACGTTGTGCTTTTAGTGGTAGGCGGCATTCCAGTCGATAGCAAGACGCCTGCGGTAACTTCGTCGATCTTGAGGATTTGCTCGCTCAGTCTTCGAAAGTGCTCGTAAGGGTATGATTTGTATATAGGTGTTCATAGTGGTGTGAGTGTCTGATTGTTGTACTGTGTGTAATCTGAAAAACAAAACTATTTTCACTATGGTCAAGTTTTTTTGTTTGTGTTGGCTACACGTGATTGTTTAGAAATGTGAATAAATTACAATAGACAAGAAATTTGGATATTTGATACTTTCTTTGCGTTCGGCTTTGCAAAATATTCGTGTGGCTTTGCAAATTTGACCCATGGAGTACGTGGGCAAAATATTCGTGTGGCTTTGCAAATTTGACTATATACTACTTTTGAATCAACATGCGCATACTACTTTTGAAGGGGGCCAATGCAGTGAAATCAGAACCAGATCAGTATAAACAAATTGAGTAATTAAAGTAACCTCCACGCAAGCTGCGCACCTGGTTTGCGGTTGGCTCGTTGTGCTTCCCGATACCTTTCTCGACAGGTGTTGTCTCATCATACGGCAATGATTGACACTTGTCCGGCCACTTTCGTACCGGAAAATACAGTGCCGCTTTCCCCAACCCAAAAGGGATCGCGCGCACAGCCATGCATTAACCTTTGTTTTCCTCAAAGTGGTTTGAACCTTGGAACTTGGAAGGCCTCTTTGCTGATCGTTGCTGATCCGGGATCGATCGGCGTGAAGGAAACTGAAGCTCCATTGGTCCATTTGGACATGGTACCTCGTGGTCTGCGCGACCAACCGGATGCAGCTCCGGAGCACGACGACGAGGATAATCTCCTTTCAGTTTCCAAAGCGATCTCTCCTGCGTGGTCACCATGATGCAGGTAACATGCCCCAGTTGCTGGATAAATAATACTCCCTCCGCCCTCTGTCCCACAACTTTCGCTTCTCGAGGAGTGAAAcatttcaaatttgatcaaatttatataaaaaattattaatATTTATGTCGCGAAGTagatttattatgaaaatatattatatAAGCAGTCTAATTATACTTATTTTATATTATAAATATTAatactattttgtataaatttagttAAACTTGAAATTATTTGACTCCTTGAAAAGTGGGAGTTGCATTTTtagatggagggagtaaatgTACTAAGCAACATTGACCATTGCTGAAATTTGACTATACAAAGAACCAATGTGTCTCACTCTTAGGTCCACAATATTCACGTTCTTTTGTATTCTATAGATTCTAAAAGAAAATATTCTCTTAAAAACAACACCTTCAAAAATGATCATTTGTTTGTACATTGGCAGTTGGACAATAGACCCCATGTACCCTTAGATTAACTGGACATAACTTTGGTATTGATTTTGGGCTCACAAAAGATGTGTTATTCAAAAAATAAAGGCCCGCACATCATTTCTTATGTAAAATAATGTCAATTTGGGGTTAGTCCTTATCCTCCAGTTCGTCTACATGTTGGAAATGGATTCTTCTAGAATGGCTGTAATATGGGATGGATGGGATACAACTTCCTTTTATTTTTGTCCTGTGAAATGGAAGGTGGTGCAGTTCTATCTGGAAAGGAATATAAGGAAAAACAATTTGAGAAACCATACATTAAGGGTCATGATCGTCCTCACGATGAAAAAGATCACGAAAACCACCGATATGGTCGGTCGGCGGTCTAAAGATGCAGGGTGTACATAGTCGACCTAGGCTCGAAACCGGGTTCACCCACAGATTTGCCACCTTTATGCAAAACCAGAAGAAGTTGTTCGTGAAAATAGCTAAACGACAAAAGGATAATAAATCAGCAATTCACTGATGAGCCGGACTTTTGTTAGCCAATGTGTGAAGATTCCCCATGATTTTTTCTGTTCACTCAAAACATATCCCTTTTGCAAAGCACAAAGAATAAAAGTATAAAATAGTGTAATACAATGGGACAAGAAATATGCATGGTTATTATATTTATCTGAGATGATGTTACGTCTTTACCTCCTTAACTATTTTTCCTAACACCCAAAGGCCAGGCCCTTAACCATTTACAAATGGGAACAAAACTGGATGCCATTGATGCACGTACAATTAGGGTACAACTCCCtctgttctaaattataagtcgcttgattttttttaacccCAATTTTGGCCActcatcttatttaaaaaaaattatgcaaacatagtcacatttaagtcattcttgaaaatattttaataataaaacaagccacaacaaaagaagtgatattttgcacaaattattGAATAAAACAAGTGGTTAAAATTGGGGTAAAAAGCTGATAGTGCAGTACAAACTATCATAGGATAGTGCAGTACAAACATAAAAGGGAGCACACGGCCTTTTAAGAAAATGGAAGTGGATGTTAAGGTCACCGTACGAGGTAGGCGCTGATAGTGGGATGTCGACATCGCCTTAATCAGAACCAAATAAGCCCTCTCAGAGCGCCAAAGGGCATGCATGCATCTCTGATGCTACATGTATTGCTGCAGCAAACAAGCTAGCTAATAAGCACCAACTAACCACATTTGAGAGAGCCAGGGGTCATGACCGCCCTCACAAtgatcaacaacaacaaggCTCAAGGGGCCTGCCTTGACACATAGTTAAGGAGACTAGGAGAGCCAATGGTGGCATCGATCACCTGGAGGGTTTCCATTTGTGCCAGCAATAAAATAGCATGGTTTGTGTGTATAATATTATATATACAGGAGCTGGAGCATCATGGCTAAGTGCCTAAGCAGCTGGTGGTTAGCCTGAAGGAGAAGCTAAATAGGGAAGGGCTACTAGTTGAGAGCCGCCACTTGCCCACCTGCATCAAATTCTTCGTGCATAAAAACCTAATCGCCACCTCTCGCCTGCTTGTCCTTTCCTCCCTCAGGTATTGCTGAAACCACCTGATTTTAAGCCAGCTTCCGTTTCTCGCTCCCGCTAGATCAATCGTCCTATAgctcctccatcttcttcctcgagaTGGTGAGGGGAAAGATCGTGATCAGGCGGATAGACAACTCGACGAGCAGGCAGGTCACCTTCTCCAAGAGGAGGAACGGGCTGCTCAAGAAGGCCAAGGAGCTCTCCATCCTCTGTGATGCGGAGGTCGGCCTCATCATCTTCTCCAGCACCGGCAGGCTCTACGAGTTCGCCAGCACCAAGTAGGATTCGTTTCACATGTGTTACAGATTTCCTATTAGTTTCGCTTGCTTTCAACtgatctactccctccgttctaaattataggtcgtttaaCTTCTTTAACCACAATCGCTCGCCTTATTCAAATAATTtatgcaaacatagtcaaatttaaattattctcGAAGAACTTGTACTAATAAAACAAGCCCCAACAAAGAAATGATATTttacataaatttttgaataaaatgggtggtcaaacttgaggtcaaaaaagtcaaacgacctataatttgaaacggagagaGTATCTAATTTGCTATATATACACTCCTTAATGGTTTTGTTCGTACTCCCTCTATCGTCCCATAAAAAGTACAATTTCGTGTTTGAAAAAATCTCACAAAGTACAATTCTAGAGAGTGGATCTCAACTAACTGCCTAATTAAGTGgtcaaatttgatttgcatgCAAAGACTAACCTTATTTGGCAAATAAATGAGGGCATAAAAGTGTTTTCATTCCACCACTAATCTGTCTTAAAAAATTAGAATTGCACTAAGATGGATGGAGTAGCTAGCTAAAACTCCTAGATGTGTGAATAGTATAGAACTAATGATATGATCTCGAGTATTTTCTGTCGAAGATAGAATTGACAAGTTAGTAATTAATTAAATCCATGTGGAAAAAAATTCTAGTCTTACTTGGTATTTTGTTATCTTAACATAAGGCGATATTTCAACATTTCCTCTTCATGTACAGTAATAGAAAGAGTTCTATCCTTCTGAGTCTGATAGCCTTATATTATGAAATGAAaggttttgatttttttctgtGCAACTGTTATTTCATTAGCATATTCATTTCCATCCAAACAAATGAATCATCGAAGCAAAATAAAGTGGTGCGCAAGACTAGAGGAATGTTCCTTCTATTAGAAAAATCCAAGCGagtcaaatgaaaaaaaaattgtctcATCTTTGTATACACAACTAAAAGCATCATTGTTGACATTTAAAATCTGAATAGCTAACTGTGCACCATGCAATCTAACTTGAATCCTACTAATACTAATTGTATGAAGAATTACTACAACGTCTGTGTTAATTAGGAAAAATGTCTTTAATACAAAAAGGTCAGGTATATATACTGTTACTTTCTTCATCCAGTTTTGATAGATATACTACCAAAATTTAGAAATTAAATTTGATTGATGTATTTAGTCTCCAGCTCGAAGTTTTCCCAACACAATAACCTGTTCCGCTTTCTTTTCGCAATTTGATTGGTCTGTCGGTTTTCAATGTGGGCTGCGGTACGTGAAACAAGAAGTCTCTCTCAATAAAGAATAGCAGAAACCGGTAGAGATATTAATCTGATTAAGTAGATTGATATATAAGCACATTAGTGATCCTGGTCATTGTGTCATATGAAAATATATCAATCAAAACTGGATGAAGGGAGTATTTTATAAAGCATCTTCTGTTAGGCCTACTTTGTTAACATATACCTGAAAGTCCAAACATACAAAACTAACTGCACCATTTTGTTTCACTGTACATTGCTAGCATGAAAGCTGTGATAGACCGGTACGGGAAGGCTAAAGAGGAGCAGCTTGGCGTGAACAATGCAACTTCAGAGCTTATGGTACGGTGAGAAATAAGTACGTACACATGTATATATGTTGTTATTCGTTAGGATTAATGCTCACTACATACAGAACTTTGGTGACATGGCACATGTGTCATGTGATGTTAGTCTGGCCGTCTGGCCAAAGGTCAGGTGCTTCGTCCTTTAGGTTTCTTTTCTGATTAGTATATATAGTATGATTTTTTTCTGATTGGTTTACGTATGTGTAAGAGTATGTTTGGGGCTGCGGCTTTTCTAATAGAGTAAATTGGATCCGTGCCATTACAACCgatctgccattacaattcacatATTTGGAGATATGTCATTACGTTTCGTTCTTTGCTATATGTCATTTTGTCCATATTTGATTCTCTTGAACCCACGTGTAAGTTCTAGTATTTTTGTATGGTCCAAAATGCCCCTCTTGCCTCACATAGGAGGGGTCCATTGAGTCTCTCTCTTaagcttagagcatctccaagggTCTTTCTAAATTTCACTCTCTAAATTATTATTTGTATAGCCTTATGCATAAAAATCACTTTCTATATGCTTTCACTCTCCAATAatttttctatatcttgtgtgCACTCTAGAAAGCCATTTTCGTTATCTATCTTTGGCTAGCAAGAAATGTGGAATGGAGGATGGCTATATTTGGATAACCAATTAGAGAAACCGTTGAAGTGTATTTCttcatcaaaatctctattcctaACAATGAGAAAGGATATAGAGAGtttcttggagttgctcttacaaGAATAGAGATTTTGGTGAGAAAAAATACCCTCTAACGGACTCTTCAATTGGATATCTAAATATAGACATCCTCTATTCTGGATTTCTCGCTAGCCAAAGACGAAGAGAGAGAATGACTCTCTAGACTATGCATAAGATATAAAGAAGATATTGAAAAGCACAAAGAtatagaaaatattttttactcAAGTGACTCTAAATAATGATTTAGAGTAGATTCGTTTAAAAAAGCTCCCAGAGATACTTTTAGAGTAGGGGTGGGATGAGAGGTGATTTGAAGTTACTCTAACCGACCGTAGTCACACCGCACACAGCGCCTACAAACCTTGGTAACATTTTGAGCCCAGTGTCATCGTTTCTATGTTGCAGCAGATTTTGTGGCGATCTATTAAGCGTTTCTAGTTTATTTAGGCGCCCGTGCTCTTATCATAAGATTGCAATGGGTGCACATCGTGTGAGTGGGTGTGCTTCCTAGTTGTAGCACCAGCCAAATTATTAATAAGCACCCAATTCTCTCGGCTTGCTCCATGTGCTTCGGCTTAATTATTTGATTTGCCACTAACCAgccttttctgtttcgctctCGCTCATCATAATAACAAAAAAGGTAATCGCATGATATACACAAAAAAATGGTGTGGCGATTTATCAGCCTTATTTTAAACTTTACAATGATGGGACCAGTTGATTGCTAGGCATACGAAGACTTGTAACTCTTTTTATTTAGGATAATACATTTTTGATATTTAAAGTTAGATTTTTCTTAGGTAAATCTAAAAGCATTTCTAACGGGTCTCATTTCTAAATCTAACTATCATATTGAGAGAGTTGATGGCAAAACAGTACTCCAAcagattttattttcttttccccATAATTATTGGCAGTGGCAGACCCAGAAAATTTGTTTATACTTAGATTAATTGTGCTTGTTGTGTGCAATAGCCAGCTATTTACTCTAAGCTTATGTCCATAGTATTCTTTTGCATAGAGCTTGTGTAGATGCCATTTGCACAAAGTTTATGTAGATGCCGCTGCCAGATGAGCCCGGCCAGCGCCCTGGTGGCCGGGCGCTAGGTCCGCCACTGATAATTGGGATAAATTAATAATGCACCCTAAATAGAGGCATTTGAATTCTTCCAATATGGAATTGGTTCAAGATAAAAATTATTAATGATGCAAGATCCATGCTTATGCAAGCTTATAATTGTGATCGCAGAGAGTATAAGGTTAGCGTATACAGCAAACCGGGATTATCATTTTCAGTATAGTCCGAAAAGGGACTGACACCTGCTGGTCCAAACAAATAAGAAAACAGGACAGCTTATTCACGCAGTATGGCCCGGTAAGGCCTGGAGTCCTGACAGTTATCGGCCAGTGTTCTGTAAGTAGCATGGGTTCGGTCCGGTCTTACAACAAACACGCACAAAATGAGAGAAGAAAATACATGGATGAAAAAAAATGGACATCGTCCGCAACAGTATAGAGCTTTTTACAGAGGCTGTGCAAAAGGGTGCCTAGTCggattggttaggtggcctcAGTAGCACTCCTCAGATCTTGGGTTCGACTCCCGATGAGAGCAAATTTCAGgttgaggttaaaaaaaatcCTCTCGCCTACCTACACGCTAAAGCACATGAAAATAAGTCCAGGCTCACCTCGGCCCGCTCTCACACGGGTTACGGTGCCCGTATGTAAAGGTGGGGTAGGGATTCGGGAATTTTCTCGATCTGCATGAGAGGTCTTCTTCTTACATTAATGCTCGGAGGCGGTTTACCCCCTCGCAGGTCtagagaattttttttacaCAGGCTGTACAGTCCTCACAGCAGTCAGCTGGCGAAGCCACATCTATGTCCAAAGAAGTCAAAGCCAAGACACCCCCAAGGTTCATCctagtaaaaaagaaaaagcagATGAAAAAGAGTGCACCGAAACAAAGACGAGTACAGGGCGCTTTAGCTTTCAACGCTTACCCAATAGTTTAGAAGTGAGCACAGTGATTACTGAATATGCTAACGATCTGAACTTCCATTCATTCTTTAGAGCACATAGTGATAGTTCAAACCATCCCTGCTACGGAAACTGGCGCAAAAGGATATGGCACCCTTTAAAATACATCTGTTAAGAAATTAACTGAAACTGTCATTTGcacaagataaagaacatcaaAATATTTGAACAACAGAACAATTAGTCCATGTAACTGACACTAGTATGAGACTGGTATCATGATTCATGTCAGCTGGAAGAGCTGTATTAGGTATATACAGTGCTAGACCACCTGCAAAGCATCATTCCATGCCAGTCCGTTCCTGATGACTTTTCTTTTCTAAggaaaagtctaaattactccccttaactatagccaaagtctggataaccctctaaactattttttggttcattttaccccgCAAACTATCtcatttggttcattttacccctcAAACTATCtcatttggttcaaattacccctaCTGTAATTTGTCATTTTTATTTCTTCATGCATAAGtagagttttaagttgaaattttacagcATGACAGTACACACcataacacatgttagaaaactaaatcatatttttttatcattattttgataggttagtaTATTTAATAATAATTTAGTcgttggagttcaaaattatataaaaaataatgggtaaaaattataaaactttttctaaatatgcattgtgatgtccactactaccctgcaaaatttgaaattaaaattcaacttgtgtaaggagaaacaaaaaagataaattgtgttatggggtaaaataaactaaatgacatagtttagAGGGTAAATTGAACAAAatcatagtttagggggttatccaaACTTTGGCTATAATTGAggggagtaaattgaacttttaATCAAAAAATACCAGATCACCACCTACAGGCCACATGGTAATGTAGATTATGACATGTATCTGCTCTTTTACACTTAGCTGCTCCACCGTTGTGTTAGGCAATATCAAGCTTTATAGATTTGGAACTATGATACTATTCTCTAACAGAATATCAACAATGTAAAAGAAGACATCACAATGTTTtttttcatagaaaaatcaagagagctgcatatcattatattaagaagagaaCATCACAATGTCACAGAACTACAAATGCTCATGAGAGAATGCAAGACAGAGCATTCTTTAGGAAAATAGATAAACTAAGCTCAATTTACCTTGAAATCAGGTTGGGTGACTATAATGCAacaatgttactctactgattgTTCCAACATAATGATCAGCTACAAACTCCTGAACTTAGTTAACATTGCATGAAGTGGAACAGTATTGATTAAATTTACAGTAACAAAGACCATAGCATAAATGTTCAGATGTCTACTGTATAACTAAATTGCAGCATTATAGTTCCAAATGTTCGCATGTAAATTAACCAGGCATGTTAACCCCAAATGCAAAGCATGTGCAGTTAGTGAGTATCGATGAGTATTGATTAACTTTTAGCAGCATATTCATATATCATGCAATACATTTCTCGATTGTTTTTCCAAAATTATTTTTTGCAGCTCAGAAACTGAGAATACTTCTTATTTTACTTGTAGCTCTGGCAAAGGGAGGCAGCAAGCTTGAGGCAACAACTGCACGACTTGCAAGAAAGCCACAAGTATGATCTTCCAATTGATtctgaaacaaaaaaagaacACTAATTAATACAAACTTTAGCTGCCATATGAGAACTTTTTAAGAACTGTGTAGCCAAAATGAAACCTTTTTAGCCAGGATTGATGGAAAAAATCTAGGTATTCACTATTCAGGAAAGGAAATTGATAATCTCTACTATCAATATATTGGGATTAGTTTCAATATCCTACCCAAGATAATGTGAGAAAATCTTTTGCACTATTGTAGGCAACTTATGGGAGAGGAGCTTTCAGGCCTAGGTGTGAGGGACCTCCAAAGTTTAGAGAATCGCCTTGAGATGAGCCTACGTAGTGTCAGAATGAGGAAGGTCATATTCATCATCCATTTTGTTTCCACATTTTGGTTTGTTTAATTCAATCTGATATGCAGTAAACATATATCAAACAGGACCATCTTTTGAAAAGTGAGATTGAAGAGTTACACAGGAAGGTTAAGCCCTACAATC
This window of the Panicum virgatum strain AP13 chromosome 1K, P.virgatum_v5, whole genome shotgun sequence genome carries:
- the LOC120640819 gene encoding MADS-box transcription factor 57-like; translated protein: MVRGKIVIRRIDNSTSRQVTFSKRRNGLLKKAKELSILCDAEVGLIIFSSTGRLYEFASTNMKAVIDRYGKAKEEQLGVNNATSELMLWQREAASLRQQLHDLQESHKQLMGEELSGLGVRDLQSLENRLEMSLRSVRMRKDHLLKSEIEELHRKGSMIHQENMELCRRANIMSQQKMELHRKLQASEQRDVADANTSSSTPYSFSIAHDADAPSNLEQIQSHQKDGENHKAGAPELGLQLH